The proteins below are encoded in one region of Mangifera indica cultivar Alphonso chromosome 7, CATAS_Mindica_2.1, whole genome shotgun sequence:
- the LOC123220533 gene encoding aspartic proteinase A2-like isoform X2, with the protein MRIKLLLLAIYMWAWSWSCILAFTPSSDGLMRIELKKRQLDLNSISAARIIPGREVDTPLNDPKADIVYLKNYHDTQYYGEISCYFHSKYRSRMSSTYTKIGIPCKIHYGSGYISGFFSLDYVKVGDIIIKDQEFVEVTKQGFLTFLTVKFDGILGLGFQDISVGQATPLWYNMIQQGHVSQQLFSFWFNRDPDSKVGGEIVFGGFDWKHFRGDHTYVPITKKGYWQIEVGDILIANNSTGLCEHGCAAIVDSGTSVLAGPTTIVAQINHAIGAQGILSLECKNVVFKYGNVIWEFLVSGISPEIVCVDIGLCVHNGSNYMSTGIETLVQNKTSKGSSMNESALCTFCEMVVFWIQMQINQQKTKEKVFKYVNELCEIIPNPGGKSFINCDEIESLPLVSFTIGNKSFPLSPEQYVLKIEQGCSTVCISGFTVLDVPRPQGPLWILGDIFMGAYHTVFDYGNLRIGFAKAA; encoded by the exons ATGAGGATTAAGTTGCTTCTTCTTGCAATATACATGTGGGCATGGTCTTGGTCTTGTATCTTAGCTTTCACGCCTTCTTCTGATGGGCTGATGAGAATTGAACTTAAGAAAAGGCAGTTAGACCTTAACAGTATTAGCGCTGCCAGAATAATCCCTGGAAGAGAGGTTGATACTCCTTTAAATGATCCCAAGGCGGATATAGTATACTTAAAGAACTATCATGATACCCAATATTATGGAGAG ATATCTTGCTATTTCCATTCCAAGTACAGGTCAAGGATGTCTAGTACTTACACTAAGATTG GAATACCTTGCAAAATTCATTATGGTTCTGGATACATATCTGGCTTTTTCAGCCTAGATTATGTCAAAGTTGGTGATATTATCATTAAAGACCAA GAGTTTGTTGAGGTCACAAAGCAAGGATTTTTGACATTCCTAACTGTAAAGTTTGATGGGATTCTTGGACTTGGGTTTCAGGATATTTCAGTCGGTCAGGCTACACCACTGTG gtataatatgatacaacaaGGTCATGTGAGTCAGCAACTCTTCTCTTTCTGGTTCAATCGAGATCCAGATTCAAAAGTAGGGGGTGAGATTGTGTTTGGAGGTTTTGATTGGAAGCATTTCAGGGGCGACCATACCTATGTTCCTATTACTAAAAAGGGCTATTGGCAG ATTGAGGTGGGAGACATTCTTATTGCAAACAATTCTACAG GATTGTGTGAGCATGGTTGTGCAGCCATTGTGGACTCAGGGACATCTGTACTTGCTGGGCCAACG ACTATAGTGGCTCAAATCAACCATGCTATTGGAGCCCAAGGAATTCTTAGCTTGGAATGTAAAAATGTTGTTTTCAAGTACGGGAATGTGATATGGGAGTTCTTGGTTTCTGGG ATAAGTCCCGAAATTGTTTGTGTTGATATTGGACTGTGTGTACATAACGGATCTAACTATATGAG CACAGGTATTGAGACACTGGtacaaaataaaacaagtaAAGGATCTTCTATGAATGAGAGTGCTTTATGCACTTTCTGTGAGATGGTTGTTTTCTGGATTCAAATGCAGATTAATCAAcagaaaacaaaggaaaaagtattcaaatatgttaatgaG TTATGCGAGATCATTCCAAACCCCGGGGGAAAATCATTTATCAACTGCGATGAAATTGAAAGCTTGCCACTTGTTTCATTTACTATTGGAAATAAGTCATTTCCACTTTCTCCTGAACAG TATGTTCTCAAAATAGAACAAGGATGTTCCACTGTATGTATTAGTGGGTTCACAGTATTGGATGTGCCTCGCCCGCAAGGTCCCCTCTG GATTCTTGGAGATATATTTATGGGGGCATATCATACAGTTTTTGACTATGGTAATCTAAGGATAGGATTTGCAAAAGCTGCATAA
- the LOC123220533 gene encoding aspartic proteinase-like isoform X1 — MRIKLLLLAIYMWAWSWSCILAFTPSSDGLMRIELKKRQLDLNSISAARIIPGREVDTPLNDPKADIVYLKNYHDTQYYGEVGIGSPPQIFTFVFDTGSSNLWVPSSKCLLSISCYFHSKYRSRMSSTYTKIGIPCKIHYGSGYISGFFSLDYVKVGDIIIKDQEFVEVTKQGFLTFLTVKFDGILGLGFQDISVGQATPLWYNMIQQGHVSQQLFSFWFNRDPDSKVGGEIVFGGFDWKHFRGDHTYVPITKKGYWQIEVGDILIANNSTGLCEHGCAAIVDSGTSVLAGPTTIVAQINHAIGAQGILSLECKNVVFKYGNVIWEFLVSGISPEIVCVDIGLCVHNGSNYMSTGIETLVQNKTSKGSSMNESALCTFCEMVVFWIQMQINQQKTKEKVFKYVNELCEIIPNPGGKSFINCDEIESLPLVSFTIGNKSFPLSPEQYVLKIEQGCSTVCISGFTVLDVPRPQGPLWILGDIFMGAYHTVFDYGNLRIGFAKAA, encoded by the exons ATGAGGATTAAGTTGCTTCTTCTTGCAATATACATGTGGGCATGGTCTTGGTCTTGTATCTTAGCTTTCACGCCTTCTTCTGATGGGCTGATGAGAATTGAACTTAAGAAAAGGCAGTTAGACCTTAACAGTATTAGCGCTGCCAGAATAATCCCTGGAAGAGAGGTTGATACTCCTTTAAATGATCCCAAGGCGGATATAGTATACTTAAAGAACTATCATGATACCCAATATTATGGAGAGGTTGGTATTGGTTCTCCTCCACAAATTTTCACCTTTGTTTTTGATACTGGTAGCTCCAATCTTTGGGTCCCTTCTTCTAAATGTCTTTTATCT ATATCTTGCTATTTCCATTCCAAGTACAGGTCAAGGATGTCTAGTACTTACACTAAGATTG GAATACCTTGCAAAATTCATTATGGTTCTGGATACATATCTGGCTTTTTCAGCCTAGATTATGTCAAAGTTGGTGATATTATCATTAAAGACCAA GAGTTTGTTGAGGTCACAAAGCAAGGATTTTTGACATTCCTAACTGTAAAGTTTGATGGGATTCTTGGACTTGGGTTTCAGGATATTTCAGTCGGTCAGGCTACACCACTGTG gtataatatgatacaacaaGGTCATGTGAGTCAGCAACTCTTCTCTTTCTGGTTCAATCGAGATCCAGATTCAAAAGTAGGGGGTGAGATTGTGTTTGGAGGTTTTGATTGGAAGCATTTCAGGGGCGACCATACCTATGTTCCTATTACTAAAAAGGGCTATTGGCAG ATTGAGGTGGGAGACATTCTTATTGCAAACAATTCTACAG GATTGTGTGAGCATGGTTGTGCAGCCATTGTGGACTCAGGGACATCTGTACTTGCTGGGCCAACG ACTATAGTGGCTCAAATCAACCATGCTATTGGAGCCCAAGGAATTCTTAGCTTGGAATGTAAAAATGTTGTTTTCAAGTACGGGAATGTGATATGGGAGTTCTTGGTTTCTGGG ATAAGTCCCGAAATTGTTTGTGTTGATATTGGACTGTGTGTACATAACGGATCTAACTATATGAG CACAGGTATTGAGACACTGGtacaaaataaaacaagtaAAGGATCTTCTATGAATGAGAGTGCTTTATGCACTTTCTGTGAGATGGTTGTTTTCTGGATTCAAATGCAGATTAATCAAcagaaaacaaaggaaaaagtattcaaatatgttaatgaG TTATGCGAGATCATTCCAAACCCCGGGGGAAAATCATTTATCAACTGCGATGAAATTGAAAGCTTGCCACTTGTTTCATTTACTATTGGAAATAAGTCATTTCCACTTTCTCCTGAACAG TATGTTCTCAAAATAGAACAAGGATGTTCCACTGTATGTATTAGTGGGTTCACAGTATTGGATGTGCCTCGCCCGCAAGGTCCCCTCTG GATTCTTGGAGATATATTTATGGGGGCATATCATACAGTTTTTGACTATGGTAATCTAAGGATAGGATTTGCAAAAGCTGCATAA